In Bogoriella caseilytica, the genomic window ACAGACTAGCCGACGCCGTCGCCCCTTGTCCCTGGTTGCGCTCCATCCGCAGGGTGGCAATCGCCAGTTCGAAGTCCTCGAGGGAGCAGAATGCGGAATAGACGCTGGCGTAACGCAAGTAGGCGACCTCATCGAGGCTGCGCAGGGGGTGGAGTATGGCCCGGCCGATCTCATCGGCCTCGACCTGTGCCGCTCCGGTCGACCGCACGGCTTCCTCGACCTCCTGAGCCAGCCGCGCCAGATCGGCATCGGAGACTGGCCGACCCTGGCACGCCTTGCGT contains:
- the nrdR gene encoding transcriptional regulator NrdR, which encodes MHCPFCRRADTRVVDSRTADDGSAIRRRRQCPECGRRFSTVETASLTVTKRSGATELFSREKIVAGVRKACQGRPVSDADLARLAQEVEEAVRSTGAAQVEADEIGRAILHPLRSLDEVAYLRYASVYSAFCSLEDFELAIATLRMERNQGQGATASASLSEAEAADDVEHTT